A single genomic interval of Alteromonas sp. BL110 harbors:
- a CDS encoding GbsR/MarR family transcriptional regulator: protein MKMTPLITSAVMHFGEMGSRWGFNRTVGQILALIVLNEEPISAQEIADALNISRGNTSMGLKELQSWRLVRQHHVPGERKEFFIPAGDIWTLANRVFEERRKREIDPTMSLLRDLLLDAPANEKEANAQHKLNEIHDLLESITAWSEELQNLGPEKLNTLMKLGSGVGRMLELKDKLLPGKNSVN, encoded by the coding sequence ATGAAAATGACGCCTTTAATTACATCTGCGGTCATGCACTTTGGCGAAATGGGAAGTCGCTGGGGTTTTAATCGGACAGTAGGGCAAATTCTTGCACTTATTGTTTTGAACGAAGAGCCTATTTCGGCACAAGAGATTGCCGATGCGCTCAATATCTCCAGAGGCAACACGAGTATGGGCTTAAAAGAGCTTCAGTCATGGCGCTTAGTTAGACAACACCATGTTCCTGGTGAGAGAAAAGAGTTCTTTATTCCTGCCGGTGATATTTGGACGCTGGCAAATCGGGTATTTGAAGAGCGCAGAAAGCGTGAGATAGACCCAACCATGAGCCTACTTCGGGATTTACTTCTCGATGCACCCGCTAATGAAAAGGAGGCAAATGCTCAACATAAACTGAACGAAATTCACGATTTACTCGAATCAATTACGGCATGGTCTGAAGAGCTTCAGAATCTTGGGCCTGAAAAGTTAAACACGTTAATGAAGTTAGGTTCTGGCGTGGGCCGTATGCTTGAGCTTAAGGACAAGCTACTTCCGGGAAAAAACAGCGTTAACTAA